TACCGAGACGCTTTGACGGTTCGATCAACGTGATCGTCTCGCCGAGTATCTTTGAGATGTTGCCTCGGTTGATCTCGTCGATGATAAGGACCCTCTTGCGGAAAACGTCGTTCTTTGTCGGGGTGCGCTCGAGAAGCCGCTCAACTAGAACTGGGATGATGTTGTTGTAGCCGTTGACGAGGAATTTCTCGAGCCGGCAATCGGGAATGAGATCGAAGACCTTCTTGTCCCGGATGTCCTGGACGGCGAGCTTGCCATGTCGGACCGCTTCAGCGAGTTCGTCGAGCACCTTCCAAGGGAAAGGCAGTTGCGAGCCGTTCGGCTTGTCGAGCCACAAAATCTCGGGAGTGCATCGGCTGACCACATATCCGCTCGAGAACTGCTCTCCGAGCTTGAAGGGCCGGATCTGGGATGCACAGAACGACTTCAGGATGCCATCGCGAACCACGTAGCGGACAGATCCTTCATCTGTCGTTTCCGCCCGCAGGCCCTCAATGAACTCCTCGTAGCTGAAGCTTTGATGAAAAGTGACGAAGCGGATTGAACCGTCATCGACAAGTTCATCGAAACGATCCTTCAGGCCCTTGCGATCCCCCTCCGACCGAACCAGAAAAGTCGGGTCTAGGATGGCGACGGCTCGATCGACGACTTGAAAGGTCTTGCCCGTTCCGGGAGGGCCATACAGAATTTGATTGAGCGGCATGCTCGACGAAATCTCGTCGGCGCCCGCGACGTCGTGGATGCCGACGGAGGTCGGGGTTGGCGCATCGTCAATTTCTTTCGCCGGATCCCACACCTCCTTGACGTCAGGCTGGTAGAAGTCGATCAGTTCTCCCCGGCTCTCCTCCAACTTCTGGCGAACGCGCGCCAGTTCACGATCTTGCTCGATCTTGGTCATCTGGCTGACCGTTGTACGGGGCAGGTTCCCAAGCGTTTCAAGAACCTGCCTGACTTGCCCCGCGCTTGAAAATCGCTCGAACGTCTCGGGAAAGAGCAAATGCGGCACGATTAGCTTGAGCTGCCGCCTGCCGGCGTCAGGCACCTCATCCAGCCATGTCGCGAAAGCCCACGCATCATCGAGCAACGACAGCTGCATTTCGGGTGAGAGCGACTTGAAGGCCATCATGGCACGAATGAGGAATGCCAACTCTCGTGGCCTATGGTTCATAAAGCCGGGTCCGCCAGAGCCGAGTCCCTTTAGAACGTCGTCGGATAGAAGTCGCTCGGCCTGTTCACCTTGGAGCGGCGCTCCCGACCATGCCCATACTTTGCCTATACCTTCGCGCTTCGAATGCGGACCCATGTTGATGGGGAAGAGGTACAGAATCCACAGAATCTCGGACAGCAATTTGCAGACGTTCGGGGATGCGCCTTTAAACTGCTGCGTCAATTTCTCGTAGAATCCGCCGACGCCGCTTTCGACGGCGCCGCTAAAGCGTTCGGCGACTTCCGTGAGGCCTTCATGCGACCAGAGGTGGTCCGGCCCGAAGAGCGATCCGTCCTTCTTCAGGCAGCGGTCTCTCCATTCTGACGCCGCCTCTAAGGTGG
The Brucella anthropi ATCC 49188 genome window above contains:
- a CDS encoding McrB family protein — protein: MSRYSPFHSNSETTLEAASEWRDRCLKKDGSLFGPDHLWSHEGLTEVAERFSGAVESGVGGFYEKLTQQFKGASPNVCKLLSEILWILYLFPINMGPHSKREGIGKVWAWSGAPLQGEQAERLLSDDVLKGLGSGGPGFMNHRPRELAFLIRAMMAFKSLSPEMQLSLLDDAWAFATWLDEVPDAGRRQLKLIVPHLLFPETFERFSSAGQVRQVLETLGNLPRTTVSQMTKIEQDRELARVRQKLEESRGELIDFYQPDVKEVWDPAKEIDDAPTPTSVGIHDVAGADEISSSMPLNQILYGPPGTGKTFQVVDRAVAILDPTFLVRSEGDRKGLKDRFDELVDDGSIRFVTFHQSFSYEEFIEGLRAETTDEGSVRYVVRDGILKSFCASQIRPFKLGEQFSSGYVVSRCTPEILWLDKPNGSQLPFPWKVLDELAEAVRHGKLAVQDIRDKKVFDLIPDCRLEKFLVNGYNNIIPVLVERLLERTPTKNDVFRKRVLIIDEINRGNISKILGETITLIEPSKRLGTKEALTTILPYSKTTFGVPVGLHIIGTMNTADRSLASIDMALRRRFVFEEIEPQTTQLEGVEIAGVDLAQLLSVMNARIEALLDRDHRLGHAYFLNLQASDDIDQLKELFSRRIVPLLKEYFFDDWRRIRLVLNDQRKNDPRDRFVVEGPHDAAALFGPEQHGVAINGTWRINATAFDRPEAYRQIIGGQNADR